From a single Thalassophryne amazonica chromosome 7, fThaAma1.1, whole genome shotgun sequence genomic region:
- the flot1b gene encoding flotillin-1b gives MFYTCGPNEAMVVSGFGRSPPLMIAGGRVFVFPCIQQIQRITLNTLTLNVKSDKVYTRHGVPISVTGIAQVKIQGQNKEMLATACQMFMGKSEAEVAQIALETLEGHQRAIIAHLTVEEIYQDRKKFSEHVFKVASSDLVNMGIGVVSYTLKDVHDDQDYLNSLGKARTAQVQRDARIGEAQYKRDAVIREAHAMQEKVSAQYKNEIEMAKAQRDYELKKAAYDVEVNSKKAESEMAYQLQVAKTKQRIEEEKMQVQVVERSQQIMLQDQEIIRKEKELEAKVKKPAEAEKYKLEKLAEAQRLQLIMEAEAEAESIRIKGEAEAFAVEAKGRAEAEQMAKKAEAFKQYKEGAMVDMLLEKLPLMAQEISKPLSAAKKITMVSSGGSDVGAAKLAGEVLDIMTKVPFAVEKLTGVDISQVTGKSQRVH, from the exons ATGTTCTACACTTGCGGACCCAATGAAGctatggtggtgtctg GCTTTGGCCGGTCTCCACCTTTAATGATTGCTGGAGGAAGAGTGTTTGTCTTCCCATGTATTCAGCAGATTCAGAG AATCACTCTGAATACTTTGACTCTCAATGTGAAGAGTGATAAAGTCTACACCCGCCATGGTGTCCCTATTTCTGTCACTGGGATTGCACAG GTGAAGATCCAGGGACAGAACAAGGAAATGTTAGCCACTGCTTGCCAAATGTTCATGGGAAAGTCTGAGGCTGAGGTCGCCCAGATTGCCCTGGAAACGTTGGAGGGGCACCAGAGAGCGATCATCGCACATTTAACTGTGGAG GAGATCTACCAGGACCGTAAGAAGTTCTCAGAGCATGTTTTCAAGGTGGCCTCCTCTGATCTGGTCAATATGGGGATTGGTGTCGTCAGCTACACGCTCAAAGATGTTCATGATGATCAG GACTACCTTAACTCACTGGGTAAAGCCAGAACAGCCCAGGTGCAGAGGGATGCCAGGATCGGAGAGGCTCAGTACAAACGGGATGCTGTGATCAGG GAGGCACATGCCATGCAGGAGAAGGTGTCGGCTCAGTATAAAAATGAGATTGAGATGGCAAAAGCCCAGAGAGACTATGAGCTGAAAAAGGCTGCCTATGATGTTGAGGTCAACAGCAAGAAGGCAGAGTCAGAGATGGCATACCAGCTTCAG GTGGCCAAGACCAAGCAGCGCATTGAGGAAGAGAAGATGCAGGTTCAGGTGGTGGAGCGGAGTCAGCAGATCATGCTGCAGGATCAGGAGATCATCCGCAAGGAGAAggagctggaggccaaagtcaaaAAGCCCGCTGAAGCTGAGAAATACAAGCTGGAAAAGCTGGCTGAAGCACAGCG CCTGCAGCTCATCATGGAGGCTGAAGCAGAGGCCGAGTCCATCAGG ATTAAGGGTGAAGCAGAGGCTTTTGCTGTGGAGGCAAAGGGTCGTGCTGAAGCAGAGCAGATGGCCAAGAAGGCAGAGGCCTTCAAGCAGTACAAGGAAGGAGCCATGGtggacatgttgctggagaaactGCCACTG ATGGCGCAAGAGATCAGCaaacctctctcagcagccaAGAAGATCACGATGGTGTCGAGTGGTGGCTCAGATGTGGGCGCGGCCAAACTAGCAGGAGAAGTGTTGGACATCATGACCAAGGTGCCGTTCGCTGTGGAGAAACTGACCGGAGTCGACATCTCCCAG GTTACAGGAAAGTCCCAGCGTGTACATTAA